A portion of the Pseudomonas koreensis genome contains these proteins:
- a CDS encoding aldehyde dehydrogenase, protein MTTLTRADWEQRARDLQIEGRAFLNGEYTDAISGETFECISPVDGRLLGKIASCDAADADRAVENARATFNSGVWSRLAPTKRKATMIRFASLLKQHAEELALLETLDMGKPISDSLYIDVPGAAQALSWSGEAIDKIYDEVAATPHDQLGLVTREPVGVVGAIVPWNFPLMMACWKLGPALSTGNSVILKPSEKSPLTAIRIAALAVEAGIPKGVLNVLPGYGHTVGKALGLHNDVDTLVFTGSTKIAKQLMVYAGESNMKRVWLEAGGKSPNIVFADAPDLQAAAESAASAIAFNQGEVCTAGSRLLVERSIKDKFLPMVIEALKTWKPGNPLDPATNVGALVDTQQMNTVLSYIESGHTDGAKLVAGGKRILQETGGTYVEPTIFDGVSNAMKIAQEEIFGPVLSVIAFDSAEEAIQIANDTPYGLAAAVWTQDISKAHLTAKALRAGSVWVNQYDGGDMTAPFGGFKQSGNGRDKSLHAFDKYTELKATWIKL, encoded by the coding sequence ATGACCACCCTGACTCGTGCCGACTGGGAACAACGCGCCCGCGATCTGCAAATCGAAGGCCGCGCCTTTCTGAATGGCGAATACACCGACGCCATCTCCGGCGAAACCTTCGAATGCATCAGCCCGGTCGATGGCCGCCTGCTCGGCAAGATCGCCAGCTGCGACGCCGCCGACGCCGACCGCGCCGTGGAAAACGCTCGCGCTACTTTCAATTCCGGCGTCTGGTCGCGCTTGGCGCCGACCAAACGCAAAGCCACCATGATCCGCTTCGCCAGCCTGCTGAAACAGCACGCCGAAGAACTGGCGCTGCTGGAGACCCTCGACATGGGCAAGCCGATCAGCGATTCGCTGTACATCGACGTGCCGGGCGCGGCGCAGGCGCTGAGCTGGAGCGGTGAAGCGATCGACAAGATCTACGATGAAGTCGCCGCGACCCCACATGATCAATTGGGTCTGGTGACCCGTGAGCCGGTGGGCGTGGTCGGCGCTATCGTGCCGTGGAACTTCCCGCTGATGATGGCCTGCTGGAAACTCGGCCCAGCGTTGTCGACCGGTAACTCGGTAATCCTCAAGCCATCGGAAAAATCGCCGCTGACCGCCATCCGTATCGCTGCGCTGGCTGTTGAGGCGGGTATTCCGAAAGGCGTGCTCAACGTGCTGCCGGGCTATGGCCACACGGTCGGCAAGGCGTTGGGTCTGCACAATGACGTCGACACGCTGGTGTTCACCGGTTCGACCAAGATCGCCAAGCAACTGATGGTCTACGCCGGCGAATCGAACATGAAACGCGTCTGGCTGGAAGCGGGCGGCAAGAGCCCGAACATCGTCTTCGCCGATGCGCCGGACCTGCAGGCCGCCGCCGAATCCGCCGCCAGCGCCATCGCCTTCAACCAGGGCGAAGTCTGCACCGCCGGTTCGCGGCTGCTGGTCGAGCGCTCGATCAAGGACAAATTCCTGCCGATGGTGATCGAGGCGCTGAAAACCTGGAAACCCGGCAATCCGCTGGATCCGGCGACCAACGTCGGTGCGCTGGTCGATACCCAGCAGATGAACACCGTGCTGTCGTACATCGAATCCGGTCACACCGATGGTGCCAAACTCGTCGCCGGCGGCAAGCGCATCCTCCAGGAAACCGGCGGCACTTACGTTGAGCCAACCATTTTCGATGGTGTGAGCAATGCGATGAAGATTGCCCAGGAAGAGATTTTCGGCCCGGTGTTGTCGGTGATCGCTTTCGATAGCGCCGAAGAAGCCATCCAGATCGCCAACGACACGCCATACGGGCTGGCCGCAGCGGTGTGGACCCAGGACATCTCCAAAGCGCACTTGACCGCCAAGGCCTTGCGCGCCGGCAGCGTGTGGGTCAACCAGTACGACGGCGGCGACATGACCGCGCCGTTCGGTGGCTTCAAACAGTCGGGCAACGGTCGCGACAAATCGCTGCACGCCTTCGACAAGTACACCGAACTGAAGGCGACGTGGATCAAGCTGTAA
- a CDS encoding cupin domain-containing protein — MNIHNVVDISLASSEAERYRPDPAKVLKGDPEQAVFHQYDSPCGQMGVGVWEGAVGQWTVNYTEHEYCEILQGVSVLRDSDGNAKTLRVGDRFVIPAGFRGTWEVLEACRKVYVIFEQKA, encoded by the coding sequence ATGAACATCCACAACGTCGTCGACATCAGCCTCGCCAGCAGCGAAGCCGAGCGCTATCGCCCGGATCCGGCGAAAGTACTCAAGGGCGACCCTGAGCAGGCGGTGTTCCATCAATACGACAGCCCTTGTGGGCAAATGGGCGTGGGAGTGTGGGAAGGCGCGGTGGGTCAGTGGACGGTGAATTACACCGAGCATGAATACTGCGAAATCCTTCAGGGCGTATCGGTATTGCGTGACAGCGATGGCAATGCCAAGACCTTGCGGGTTGGCGACCGGTTTGTAATTCCGGCGGGGTTTCGTGGTACCTGGGAAGTGCTTGAGGCTTGCCGCAAGGTTTATGTGATCTTCGAACAGAAGGCTTGA
- the rpmG gene encoding 50S ribosomal protein L33, whose amino-acid sequence MRELIRLISSAGTGHFYTTDKNKRTTPDKIEIKKYDPVVRKHVMYKEGKIK is encoded by the coding sequence ATGCGTGAATTGATTCGTTTGATCTCGAGCGCCGGTACTGGTCACTTCTACACTACCGACAAGAACAAGCGTACTACCCCGGACAAAATCGAGATCAAGAAATATGATCCGGTTGTTCGCAAGCACGTGATGTACAAGGAAGGCAAAATCAAGTAA
- the rpmB gene encoding 50S ribosomal protein L28 → MSRVCQVTGKGPVTGNNISHANNKTRRRFLPNLQHHRFWVEEEKRFVRLRVSAKGMRIIDKRGITVVLAELRRDGKI, encoded by the coding sequence ATGTCGAGAGTATGTCAAGTTACCGGTAAGGGTCCGGTGACTGGGAATAACATTTCCCACGCAAACAACAAAACCCGTCGTCGTTTCCTGCCGAACCTGCAGCATCACCGCTTCTGGGTTGAAGAAGAGAAACGTTTTGTGCGTCTGCGCGTATCTGCCAAAGGCATGCGTATCATCGACAAGCGTGGCATCACTGTCGTGCTCGCCGAACTTCGCCGCGATGGCAAGATTTAA
- a CDS encoding ABC transporter substrate-binding protein yields MRLAALPLLLAPLLLSPLAQAAALSVCTEASPEGFDVVQYNSLTTTNASADVLMNRLVDFDTASGKVIPSLADSWEVSTDGLTYVFKLHPQVKFHTTDYFKPSRELSAEDVKFSFDRMLDPANPWHKVAQSGFPHAQSMQLPTLIKKIDALDPLTVRFTLDHPDSTFLATLSMGFASIYSAEYADKLMKAGATDKLNSQPIGTGPFVFNRFQKDAAIRYKANPDYFHGKPAVDPLIFAITPDANVRLQKLRRNECQIALSPKPLDVQAALKEPTLKVEKTDAFMTAFVGINSQHPPLDKPEVRQAINLAFDKANYIKAVFEDTAEAANGPYPPNTWSYAKNLPGYPHDVAKAKALLAKAGLKDGFQTTIWTRPSGSLLNPNPSLGAQMLQSDLAEIGIQAEIRVIEWGELIRRAKAGEHDLLFMGWAGDNGDPDNFLTPQFSCAAVKSGTNFARYCNADLDKLISAGKTTSEQGVRTKLYEQAQAQIQQQALWLPLAHPTAYALTRKDVQGYSVSPFGRQDYSKVSLK; encoded by the coding sequence ATGCGCCTCGCTGCCCTACCCCTGTTGCTCGCCCCGCTCCTGCTGAGCCCCCTCGCCCAGGCCGCCGCTTTGAGCGTGTGTACCGAGGCCAGCCCTGAAGGGTTCGACGTGGTGCAGTACAACTCGTTGACCACCACCAACGCTTCAGCTGACGTACTGATGAACCGTCTGGTGGATTTCGACACCGCCAGTGGCAAGGTCATCCCGAGCCTGGCCGACAGCTGGGAGGTCAGCACTGATGGCCTGACGTATGTATTCAAGCTGCACCCGCAGGTGAAATTTCATACAACCGATTACTTCAAGCCGAGCCGCGAGCTGAGTGCCGAAGACGTCAAATTCAGCTTCGACCGCATGCTCGACCCGGCCAACCCGTGGCACAAAGTCGCCCAGAGTGGTTTCCCGCATGCGCAGTCGATGCAACTGCCGACCCTGATCAAGAAAATCGATGCCCTCGATCCGCTTACCGTGCGCTTCACTCTTGATCACCCGGATTCGACCTTTCTCGCGACCCTGAGCATGGGTTTCGCCTCGATCTACTCTGCTGAATACGCCGACAAGCTGATGAAGGCTGGTGCCACCGACAAACTCAACAGCCAGCCGATCGGCACTGGCCCGTTCGTGTTCAATCGCTTCCAGAAAGACGCGGCGATCCGTTACAAGGCCAACCCGGATTACTTCCATGGCAAGCCTGCCGTCGACCCGCTGATCTTCGCCATCACGCCGGACGCCAACGTGCGCCTGCAAAAGCTGCGGCGCAATGAATGCCAGATCGCCCTGTCGCCAAAGCCGTTGGACGTACAGGCCGCGCTGAAAGAACCAACACTGAAAGTCGAAAAGACTGACGCGTTCATGACCGCTTTCGTGGGCATCAACAGCCAGCATCCGCCGCTGGACAAGCCGGAAGTACGCCAGGCGATCAACCTCGCTTTCGACAAGGCCAACTACATCAAGGCCGTGTTCGAAGACACTGCCGAAGCGGCCAATGGTCCTTACCCGCCAAACACCTGGAGCTACGCGAAGAACCTGCCCGGCTATCCGCACGACGTAGCCAAAGCCAAGGCGCTGCTGGCCAAGGCCGGATTGAAAGATGGATTCCAGACCACGATCTGGACGCGCCCATCGGGCAGTCTGCTGAACCCGAACCCGAGCCTCGGCGCGCAGATGCTGCAATCGGACCTCGCCGAGATCGGCATTCAGGCGGAGATCCGGGTGATCGAATGGGGCGAGCTGATTCGCCGCGCCAAGGCCGGCGAACATGACCTGCTGTTCATGGGCTGGGCCGGCGATAACGGCGACCCGGACAACTTCCTCACCCCGCAGTTTTCCTGCGCCGCAGTGAAGTCCGGCACCAACTTTGCGCGGTACTGCAACGCCGATCTGGACAAGCTGATCAGCGCCGGCAAAACCACCAGCGAACAAGGCGTACGCACCAAGCTGTATGAACAGGCCCAGGCGCAGATCCAGCAGCAGGCATTGTGGCTGCCACTGGCGCACCCGACGGCCTACGCACTGACGCGCAAGGATGTTCAGGGTTACTCGGTGAGCCCGTTCGGCCGGCAGGACTACTCCAAGGTCAGCCTCAAATAA
- the radC gene encoding RadC family protein, whose product MSIRDWPAAERPRERLLEHGAGSLSDAELLAIFLRTGLPGKSAVDLARHLLMQFGGLRLLLEADQDAFSKQMGLGPAKFAQLQAAQEMSKRHLAERSRQKPALENPQVVRDYLKAMLRHEPHEVFGCLFLDSKHQVLNFEALFRGSIDNTSVHPREVVKRALANNAAAVILCHNHPSGNTDPSQADRLLTKRLQKTLELIDVRVLDHFIVGDGEPLSMAECGWM is encoded by the coding sequence ATGAGTATTCGCGATTGGCCGGCGGCGGAACGGCCACGGGAACGGTTGTTGGAACATGGAGCGGGGAGTCTTTCGGACGCCGAGTTACTGGCAATTTTTCTGCGCACCGGATTGCCCGGAAAAAGCGCCGTGGACCTCGCCAGACATCTGCTGATGCAATTCGGCGGCCTGCGTTTGTTGCTCGAGGCCGATCAGGACGCATTCAGCAAACAAATGGGCCTCGGCCCGGCCAAGTTCGCTCAGTTGCAAGCCGCTCAGGAGATGAGCAAGCGCCATCTGGCCGAGCGCTCACGGCAGAAACCGGCACTGGAAAATCCTCAGGTCGTACGCGATTACCTGAAGGCGATGCTGCGGCATGAACCGCACGAGGTGTTCGGCTGCCTGTTTCTTGATTCAAAACATCAGGTGCTGAACTTCGAGGCACTGTTTCGCGGCTCGATCGACAACACCAGCGTGCATCCCCGGGAAGTAGTGAAGCGCGCGCTGGCCAATAACGCCGCGGCGGTGATCCTGTGTCACAACCATCCGTCGGGCAATACCGATCCGAGCCAGGCGGATCGGCTGCTCACCAAGCGTCTGCAGAAAACCCTGGAGCTGATAGACGTGCGGGTGCTCGATCACTTCATCGTTGGTGACGGCGAACCGCTGTCGATGGCCGAGTGTGGCTGGATGTAA
- the coaBC gene encoding bifunctional phosphopantothenoylcysteine decarboxylase/phosphopantothenate--cysteine ligase CoaBC, protein MQRLYRKRIVLGVGGGIAAYKSADLVRRLIDQGAEVRVVMTHGGAEFITPLTMQALSGHPVHLDLLDPAAEAAMGHIELAKWADLVLIAPATADLIARLAQGIANDLLTTLVLATDAVVAVAPAMNQAMWRDPATQANLQLLESRGLKTFGPASGSQACGDVGMGRMMEATDLALLAADCFQRLALTGKHVVITAGPTQENIDPVRYITNHSSGKMGFALAEAAVEAGARVTLISGPVHLPTPDRVTRIDVVSARDMLAACESAMPCDVFISSAAVADYRPEVVAPHKLKKDPTSGDGFVLQMVRNPDILATIATRPDRPFSVGFAAETEHLLDYAARKLKDKNLDLIVANDVANPSIGFNSEENACSVIDRELHATVFAQTSKSKIARQLVTFIAERLNQV, encoded by the coding sequence ATGCAGCGGCTGTATCGGAAACGCATCGTTCTGGGCGTCGGCGGCGGCATTGCGGCCTACAAGAGCGCCGATCTGGTTCGCCGCCTGATCGACCAGGGTGCCGAAGTGCGCGTGGTCATGACCCATGGCGGCGCCGAGTTCATCACCCCGCTGACCATGCAGGCCCTGTCGGGCCACCCGGTTCACCTCGACTTGCTCGACCCCGCCGCCGAAGCCGCCATGGGCCATATCGAGCTGGCGAAATGGGCCGATCTGGTGCTGATCGCTCCGGCCACCGCCGACCTGATCGCCCGCCTGGCCCAGGGCATTGCCAACGATCTGCTGACCACACTGGTGCTGGCCACCGACGCCGTGGTTGCTGTCGCGCCAGCGATGAACCAGGCGATGTGGCGCGATCCGGCGACCCAGGCCAACCTGCAACTGCTGGAAAGCCGTGGCCTGAAGACTTTCGGCCCGGCCTCGGGCAGCCAGGCCTGCGGCGACGTCGGCATGGGCCGCATGATGGAAGCCACCGATCTGGCGCTGCTCGCCGCCGATTGCTTCCAGCGCCTGGCCCTGACCGGCAAGCATGTGGTGATCACCGCCGGCCCGACCCAGGAAAACATCGACCCGGTGCGCTACATCACCAACCACAGCTCCGGCAAAATGGGCTTTGCCCTCGCCGAAGCAGCCGTGGAAGCCGGCGCCCGTGTCACCCTGATCAGCGGCCCGGTGCACCTGCCGACGCCGGATCGGGTCACCCGTATCGATGTGGTCAGCGCCCGCGACATGCTCGCCGCCTGCGAATCGGCCATGCCTTGCGATGTGTTCATCTCGTCGGCAGCGGTGGCGGACTACCGCCCTGAAGTCGTCGCGCCGCATAAGCTCAAGAAAGATCCTACGAGCGGTGACGGCTTCGTCCTGCAAATGGTGCGCAACCCGGACATCCTTGCCACCATCGCGACCCGTCCCGACCGTCCGTTCAGTGTTGGCTTCGCTGCCGAAACCGAACACCTGCTCGACTACGCTGCACGCAAGCTGAAGGACAAGAATCTCGATCTGATCGTCGCCAACGACGTCGCCAACCCGAGCATCGGTTTCAACAGCGAAGAAAACGCCTGCAGCGTCATCGACCGTGAGCTGCACGCCACGGTTTTCGCCCAGACCAGCAAGAGCAAGATCGCTCGCCAACTGGTCACTTTTATCGCCGAACGTCTGAACCAGGTTTAA
- the dut gene encoding dUTP diphosphatase translates to MHALQAKILDPRIGTEFPLPQYATPGSAGLDLRAMLEQDIVIKPGETVLIPTGLSVYIGDPNLAALILPRSGMGHKHGIVLGNLVGLIDSDYQGPLMVSCWNRGQSDFTMTVGERLAQLVLVPVVQAHFEMVEEFVETERGTGGFGHTGTK, encoded by the coding sequence ATGCACGCTTTGCAAGCCAAGATCCTCGATCCACGCATCGGTACCGAATTCCCGCTGCCGCAATACGCCACGCCGGGCTCCGCCGGCCTCGACCTGCGCGCCATGCTGGAACAGGACATCGTGATCAAACCGGGTGAAACCGTGCTGATCCCCACCGGCCTGTCGGTGTACATCGGTGACCCGAACCTCGCTGCACTGATCCTGCCGCGCTCGGGCATGGGCCACAAACACGGCATCGTCCTGGGCAACCTGGTCGGCCTGATCGACTCCGATTACCAGGGGCCGCTGATGGTCTCCTGCTGGAACCGCGGCCAGAGCGACTTCACCATGACCGTCGGCGAACGTCTGGCGCAACTGGTGCTGGTACCGGTGGTGCAGGCGCATTTCGAAATGGTCGAGGAATTCGTCGAAACCGAACGTGGCACCGGCGGCTTCGGGCATACCGGCACCAAGTAA